From Amycolatopsis sp. cg9, one genomic window encodes:
- a CDS encoding acyltransferase domain-containing protein yields the protein MATPTLTTEHEHTGSGHDVVPLIVSADSKAGLRSKAHRLARYLAEHPDTPFESFARSVAAEDTGRAHRAVLLSGGRDGGLRGLEALAAGQNPPDVVRGSARRAERVVFVFPGQGSQWPGMALDLLEWSPVFAGEIARCDAALAAFADWSIVDVLHGRPGAPTLDDGADVVQPVLFAVMVALAALWRSHGVEPAAVVGHSLGEVAAACATGALSHQDGMRVAARWSQAQATLSGRGDMISVPLPVADVRSRLAGRDGLDIGAVNAPSWVVVSGDSGAVEGLLADLTAEGVRARRIPVGLAAHSRHIDGIRDRLLADLAPLAPSSTAVPFHSTVTEGPLDTSVLDARYWFRNLRNPVRFDEATRGLVAQGLGVFAEISPHPVLTVAVQDTIDTLDGRAVVLGSIRRREDGPRSFLGSLAAAYVSGVGVDWTAAFPGGAEPVTLPESGSDATVAAAGLLAAGHPLLGAAVELAEDGGWLFTGRLSAAQQPWLAGHTVFGRTVLPSAVLVELILHAASELGCARIEELTQHLPVVFAEEALCLQVRIGPVDDAGARRIGVFARPDSVGAAQGGPWTRHATGIMAETAGAAAGAEPPVEWPPPGAAAEDTQTARDRLRAHGIELGPEFGGLTGAWSLDGELFAEVALPVQAGGGAGYGIHPALLDSALQAVALFPAAAESEGWLASSWSGLALHTAGAPALRVRLRATGPESVSVAATDTVGRPVFSAENVVLGALPGEYVRAPHTEPVTRSAPEGGFAARLASLPEPARAELVLDLVREHTAEVLGRETAAGIGGDSAFSELGFESLTAVALRNRLAEATGLKLRTTLVFDYPTPDALAGHLLDALRPSTEDSDVLAGLDRLEQALFADAGGPPLHGRVKVRLRDLLFRLDGADDAGGPEAGDAPLDAASDDEIFALLDRELDLS from the coding sequence GTGGCCACCCCGACCCTGACGACCGAGCACGAGCACACCGGCAGTGGTCACGACGTCGTGCCCCTGATCGTCTCCGCCGACAGCAAGGCGGGCCTGCGGTCGAAGGCCCACCGCCTCGCCCGGTACCTCGCCGAGCACCCCGACACGCCGTTCGAGTCGTTCGCGCGCTCGGTCGCCGCCGAGGACACCGGCCGGGCGCACCGGGCCGTGCTGCTCTCCGGCGGCCGCGACGGCGGCCTGCGCGGTCTGGAGGCCCTCGCGGCCGGCCAGAACCCGCCGGACGTCGTGCGCGGCAGCGCCCGGCGGGCCGAGCGGGTCGTGTTCGTGTTCCCCGGCCAGGGTTCGCAGTGGCCGGGCATGGCCCTGGACCTGCTGGAGTGGTCGCCGGTGTTCGCCGGGGAGATCGCGCGCTGCGACGCCGCGCTCGCCGCCTTCGCCGACTGGTCCATTGTGGACGTCCTGCACGGCCGCCCCGGCGCGCCCACGCTGGACGACGGGGCCGACGTCGTGCAGCCGGTGCTGTTCGCGGTGATGGTGGCGCTGGCCGCCCTCTGGCGTTCGCACGGCGTGGAACCCGCCGCCGTCGTCGGGCACAGCCTCGGCGAGGTCGCCGCGGCCTGCGCGACCGGCGCGCTGTCCCACCAGGACGGCATGCGGGTGGCCGCGCGGTGGAGCCAGGCGCAGGCCACGCTGTCCGGCCGCGGCGACATGATCTCCGTCCCCCTGCCGGTCGCCGACGTCCGGTCGCGGCTGGCGGGCCGGGACGGGCTCGACATCGGTGCCGTGAACGCGCCGTCGTGGGTCGTCGTCTCCGGCGATTCCGGTGCGGTGGAAGGACTCCTGGCCGACCTGACCGCCGAAGGCGTGCGGGCCCGGCGCATCCCGGTCGGGCTGGCCGCGCACTCGCGGCACATCGACGGCATCCGCGACCGGCTGCTGGCCGACCTCGCCCCGCTCGCGCCGTCGTCCACCGCCGTCCCGTTCCACTCGACGGTCACCGAAGGCCCGCTCGACACCTCGGTGCTCGACGCCCGCTACTGGTTCCGGAACCTGCGCAACCCGGTCCGCTTCGACGAGGCCACCCGCGGGCTCGTCGCGCAGGGGCTCGGCGTCTTCGCCGAAATCAGCCCGCACCCGGTGCTCACGGTCGCGGTGCAGGACACGATCGACACGCTCGACGGCCGCGCGGTGGTGCTCGGCTCGATCCGCCGTCGTGAGGACGGCCCGCGCTCGTTCCTCGGCTCGCTGGCCGCGGCCTACGTGTCCGGGGTGGGCGTCGACTGGACCGCGGCCTTCCCCGGCGGTGCCGAGCCGGTGACGCTGCCGGAGTCCGGTTCGGACGCCACGGTCGCCGCCGCCGGCCTGCTGGCCGCCGGGCACCCGCTGCTCGGCGCGGCGGTCGAACTCGCCGAGGACGGCGGCTGGCTGTTCACCGGCCGGCTGTCCGCCGCGCAGCAGCCGTGGCTGGCCGGGCACACCGTGTTCGGCCGGACCGTGCTGCCGTCGGCGGTGCTGGTCGAGCTGATCCTGCACGCGGCGTCCGAACTGGGCTGCGCCCGGATCGAAGAGCTCACCCAGCACCTGCCGGTCGTCTTCGCCGAAGAGGCGCTGTGCCTGCAGGTGCGGATCGGCCCGGTCGACGACGCCGGGGCGCGCCGGATCGGCGTGTTCGCCCGGCCCGACTCGGTCGGCGCCGCCCAGGGCGGCCCGTGGACGCGGCACGCGACCGGGATCATGGCCGAGACCGCGGGCGCGGCGGCCGGCGCCGAGCCGCCCGTCGAATGGCCGCCGCCGGGTGCCGCCGCCGAGGACACCCAGACCGCGCGGGACCGCCTGCGGGCGCACGGCATCGAGCTCGGCCCGGAGTTCGGCGGGCTCACCGGCGCCTGGTCGCTCGACGGCGAGCTGTTCGCCGAAGTCGCGCTGCCGGTGCAGGCCGGGGGCGGCGCTGGCTACGGCATCCACCCCGCGCTGCTCGATTCCGCGCTCCAGGCGGTCGCGTTGTTCCCCGCCGCGGCGGAGTCCGAAGGCTGGCTCGCGTCGTCGTGGAGCGGGCTGGCCCTGCACACGGCCGGGGCGCCGGCGTTGCGGGTCCGGCTGCGGGCCACCGGCCCGGAGTCGGTGTCCGTGGCGGCCACCGACACCGTGGGGCGGCCGGTCTTCTCGGCCGAAAACGTCGTCCTCGGCGCGCTGCCGGGGGAGTACGTCCGCGCCCCGCACACCGAACCGGTCACGCGCAGCGCTCCCGAGGGCGGGTTCGCCGCGCGGCTGGCCTCGCTGCCCGAGCCCGCCCGCGCCGAACTGGTGCTGGACCTGGTCCGCGAGCACACCGCCGAGGTGCTCGGCCGGGAGACGGCCGCCGGGATCGGCGGCGACAGCGCGTTCAGCGAGCTCGGCTTCGAGTCGCTCACGGCGGTGGCGCTGCGCAACCGGCTCGCCGAGGCGACTGGGCTGAAACTGCGCACCACGCTGGTCTTCGACTACCCGACTCCGGACGCGCTGGCGGGGCACCTGCTCGACGCGCTTCGACCGTCCACCGAGGACTCCGACGTCCTCGCCGGCCTCGACCGGCTGGAGCAGGCGCTGTTCGCCGACGCGGGCGGGCCGCCGCTGCACGGCCGGGTCAAGGTCCGGCTGCGCGACCTGCTGTTCCGGCTCGACGGCGCGGACGACGCGGGCGGCCCCGAAGCCGGGGACGCGCCGCTCGACGCCGCGTCGGACGACGAAATCTTCGCACTGCTCGATCGAGAGCTCGACCTGTCCTGA